One Persicobacter psychrovividus DNA window includes the following coding sequences:
- a CDS encoding RidA family protein, whose product MKKVIETKAAPAPIGPYNQAILAGNTLYVSGQIPINPENGEVISTSIEAQTHQVMKNLKAILAAAGMNFEHVVKCSIFVKNMADFAKVNDVYGTYFDLMAPARETVEVAELPKSVDVEISCIAVI is encoded by the coding sequence ATGAAAAAAGTAATTGAAACTAAAGCTGCCCCCGCTCCTATTGGGCCTTATAATCAGGCCATTTTGGCGGGTAACACCCTGTATGTTTCGGGGCAAATTCCTATAAACCCCGAAAACGGGGAGGTTATCAGCACTTCTATTGAAGCGCAAACGCATCAGGTAATGAAAAACCTGAAAGCGATTTTGGCTGCTGCTGGGATGAACTTTGAGCATGTGGTCAAGTGCAGCATCTTTGTAAAGAATATGGCAGACTTTGCTAAAGTGAACGATGTTTATGGCACCTATTTCGACCTGATGGCCCCTGCCCGTGAAACCGTGGAGGTCGCTGAGCTGCCCAAAAGTGTCGATGTCGAAATTTCCTGTATTGCTGTCATATAA
- a CDS encoding TlpA disulfide reductase family protein: MGIKKWAPFLGLGMMAFACNNADNATTVLQGKLTGEKVENVDSVYLLKRGESSYIREAASAVKDGAFAIKEANLANGSYYIQAPTDGTFGTRKPTVMMFYKKGDVVTADINLDAFADAKITGNEGSEQAVYSAFQNGEEEFQTKMRAMGEEYRRISSEAKDGKLTAEQEAQLKKIETDYEALNKQYSDYTMSFIKEHNTSIVSADLLAQQAPGLKTEQLKSGLDLLQGAATETEVYQRMTERYNTLNATAEGQPVLNFTMQTPEGKEFSTEALQGKVFMIDFWASWCGPCRKENPNVVKMYNEYHKQGFEIVGVSLDNKKENWEKAITKDKLTWHHVSDLKGWKNEVAQKYGINSIPATVLVDASGKIVARNLRGEELEAKVKELMAAK; encoded by the coding sequence ATGGGAATTAAAAAATGGGCCCCTTTCTTAGGGCTTGGCATGATGGCATTCGCCTGTAACAATGCTGATAACGCCACAACAGTACTTCAGGGTAAATTGACTGGGGAAAAGGTAGAAAATGTTGATTCTGTTTATCTTCTTAAGCGTGGGGAATCTTCTTATATCCGCGAAGCGGCAAGTGCAGTGAAAGATGGTGCTTTTGCCATTAAGGAAGCCAACCTTGCCAACGGCTCCTATTACATTCAGGCCCCAACAGACGGTACTTTTGGAACACGCAAGCCAACAGTGATGATGTTCTATAAAAAAGGTGACGTGGTAACTGCCGACATTAACCTGGATGCTTTTGCTGATGCAAAAATTACCGGTAATGAAGGTTCTGAGCAGGCGGTTTACAGCGCATTCCAAAATGGTGAAGAGGAATTTCAGACGAAAATGCGTGCAATGGGTGAGGAATACCGCCGTATTAGCTCTGAGGCCAAAGATGGTAAACTGACAGCAGAACAAGAGGCACAGCTGAAGAAAATTGAAACCGATTATGAAGCTTTAAATAAGCAGTATTCGGATTATACCATGAGCTTCATTAAAGAGCACAACACTTCTATTGTGTCTGCTGATCTTTTGGCGCAACAAGCCCCTGGACTGAAAACAGAACAATTGAAAAGTGGTTTGGACCTTTTACAGGGTGCGGCGACTGAAACAGAAGTTTATCAGCGAATGACTGAACGCTACAATACCCTTAACGCAACTGCAGAAGGACAGCCTGTACTGAATTTTACAATGCAGACTCCTGAAGGCAAAGAATTCTCTACGGAGGCACTTCAGGGTAAGGTATTTATGATCGACTTCTGGGCGTCATGGTGTGGACCTTGCCGCAAGGAGAATCCAAATGTTGTGAAGATGTACAATGAATACCATAAGCAAGGCTTTGAGATTGTCGGTGTTTCTTTGGATAACAAAAAAGAAAACTGGGAGAAAGCCATTACTAAGGATAAACTGACTTGGCACCATGTTTCTGACCTTAAAGGCTGGAAAAATGAGGTAGCACAGAAATACGGCATCAACTCTATCCCTGCAACTGTATTGGTGGATGCGAGTGGTAAAATTGTCGCACGTAACCTTCGTGGTGAAGAACTCGAAGCGAAAGTGAAAGAATTGATGGCTGCGAAATAA
- a CDS encoding outer membrane protein assembly factor BamD, which translates to MHKNKLKLLIGVMMIPLLSSCATEYRKAQKSTDNEYKYQVAMDLYQNEKWYKANNLFEQIMPAMRGTEEAEDMQFKYAYGCYNQKQYTMSSHYFKNFYQTYSRSDKAEEAMYMSAYSLKEESPREELDQSSTREAISALQGFLNRYPDSKYAPEATKIIDDLQDKLASKSYLIAKQYYQLRRWKAAMVAFENFRKDYPDSKYNEEIAYLRLESSHTLADVSTYNKKEERYQTTVKLYEGFIDKYPESTYLKSAEKLYSDALVQLEKIAKNKNS; encoded by the coding sequence ATGCATAAAAACAAACTCAAATTGCTGATCGGAGTAATGATGATTCCTCTGCTGAGCAGTTGTGCAACAGAATATCGTAAGGCTCAAAAGAGTACTGATAACGAATACAAATATCAGGTAGCCATGGATTTGTACCAAAATGAAAAATGGTATAAGGCCAATAACCTTTTTGAGCAAATTATGCCTGCAATGCGCGGTACTGAAGAGGCCGAAGACATGCAGTTTAAATACGCTTATGGTTGTTACAACCAAAAGCAATATACCATGAGCTCACATTACTTTAAAAACTTTTATCAAACCTATTCAAGGAGTGATAAAGCAGAAGAAGCAATGTATATGTCGGCTTATTCTTTGAAAGAAGAATCGCCTCGGGAAGAACTTGACCAGTCAAGTACCCGCGAAGCGATATCAGCCCTGCAAGGCTTTTTGAACCGATACCCTGACAGTAAATACGCTCCTGAGGCCACAAAAATTATTGATGACCTTCAGGATAAACTGGCTTCAAAGTCTTATTTGATCGCCAAACAATATTATCAGCTTAGAAGATGGAAAGCCGCTATGGTTGCTTTCGAGAATTTCCGCAAGGATTACCCTGACTCTAAGTACAATGAAGAAATTGCTTACCTTCGCCTGGAGTCAAGTCATACTTTGGCCGATGTAAGTACTTATAATAAGAAGGAAGAACGTTATCAAACCACCGTCAAACTTTATGAAGGTTTTATTGATAAATATCCTGAAAGCACGTATTTGAAATCCGCTGAAAAGCTGTACTCAGATGCTTTAGTTCAATTGGAAAAAATAGCCAAGAATAAAAACTCATAA
- a CDS encoding DUF4835 family protein, translated as MPKALLIIGCLLGFAPSLFAQELNCQVVVNAENIQTQDKRIFQDMERAFTQFMNNTQWTEDQFKTEEKIRCRVMINLKSMPSIGQFKGTASIQAVRPVYGSNYETVDFLFYADPNWSFEYNESQPMDYSPTNFTSNIVSLLSFYANIIIGTDYDTFEEKGGQQFFDAANQIVSNAQSNNSVGWNQFDGNINRYNLIDDYLNGQLVALREGNYIYHRQALDQFEKDPVAAQKLIVGVLQELEKIHNLRPNSLALRTWLDTKNSELVNIFSEGDMTARKEAHDILMKIDPSRAEDYKKILSN; from the coding sequence ATGCCTAAAGCTTTATTAATTATTGGTTGCCTCTTGGGCTTTGCCCCAAGCCTTTTTGCCCAAGAATTAAATTGTCAAGTGGTGGTGAATGCGGAAAACATTCAAACGCAGGACAAAAGAATTTTTCAAGATATGGAACGGGCATTTACGCAGTTCATGAATAATACCCAATGGACGGAAGACCAGTTCAAGACGGAAGAAAAAATCCGATGTCGTGTAATGATCAACCTGAAATCCATGCCCTCCATTGGGCAGTTCAAAGGGACCGCCTCTATTCAGGCGGTGCGCCCTGTGTACGGGTCAAATTATGAAACCGTGGACTTCCTGTTTTATGCAGATCCCAACTGGTCTTTTGAGTACAACGAGTCGCAACCGATGGATTACTCCCCGACCAACTTTACCTCCAACATCGTTTCTCTGCTTTCCTTTTATGCCAACATCATTATCGGGACAGATTACGACACCTTCGAGGAGAAGGGCGGGCAGCAGTTTTTCGATGCTGCCAACCAGATTGTCAGCAATGCCCAGTCCAATAACTCTGTCGGTTGGAATCAGTTTGATGGGAACATCAACCGCTATAACCTGATCGACGATTACCTGAATGGTCAACTCGTGGCCTTGCGGGAAGGGAATTATATTTATCACCGACAGGCACTCGATCAGTTTGAAAAAGATCCTGTAGCCGCTCAAAAACTGATCGTTGGGGTACTTCAGGAACTGGAAAAAATTCATAACCTCCGTCCAAACTCTCTTGCGCTACGCACCTGGCTCGACACCAAAAATTCCGAGCTGGTCAATATCTTTTCTGAAGGAGACATGACCGCCCGCAAAGAGGCACACGACATTCTGATGAAAATAGACCCTTCAAGGGCTGAGGACTACAAGAAAATATTATCAAATTAA
- a CDS encoding TlpA disulfide reductase family protein, which translates to MMGIKKWAFVIGLSIIAAACDSGANEQALLQGKLTGEEATSVDSVYLLNRKEDSSYERIAATAVAKDGTFSLNATPKDGMYYVQAPTDGNFGSDKPYVVVYYRKGDKLTGTFNMADFAKTIVEGSEGSEQSMSVVYEKGTKEFISRSMELRDEYRLIQSEIKNGKPTAEQQAKLDENDKNFEAVNNEGKTYDIEFLKQHPSALVSVEVLAGLSYTISTDELRAGLDQLTGIAKASDSYARLEKRYNSMVKTAEGQAVVDFTMKTPEGKDFSTASLKSKVFLIDFWASWCGPCRQENPHVIKMYKELHQKGFEVVGVSLDSKQESWEKAIAKDGLTWHQVSDLKGWRNEAAQLYNVNFIPETVLVDREGKIVARGLRGEELEAKVKEVLAAK; encoded by the coding sequence ATGATGGGAATTAAAAAATGGGCTTTCGTAATTGGGCTAAGTATTATAGCTGCTGCATGTGATAGTGGCGCAAACGAACAAGCATTGCTTCAAGGAAAATTGACTGGAGAAGAAGCGACATCAGTGGATTCAGTTTACCTTTTGAACAGAAAAGAAGATTCATCCTATGAGCGTATCGCAGCAACTGCAGTTGCGAAAGATGGAACTTTCAGCTTGAATGCGACTCCTAAAGATGGCATGTACTATGTGCAGGCACCAACTGATGGGAATTTTGGATCAGATAAACCTTATGTGGTAGTTTACTATAGAAAGGGAGATAAATTGACAGGCACCTTTAATATGGCTGATTTTGCAAAGACCATCGTTGAAGGTTCTGAGGGTTCTGAACAATCTATGAGTGTGGTTTATGAAAAGGGCACCAAAGAGTTTATCAGTCGGTCTATGGAGTTGAGGGATGAGTATCGTTTGATTCAATCCGAAATAAAAAATGGTAAGCCGACTGCTGAACAGCAGGCTAAATTGGATGAAAACGACAAGAATTTTGAGGCGGTTAACAATGAAGGCAAGACTTATGATATTGAATTCCTCAAACAGCACCCTTCTGCTTTGGTCTCTGTTGAAGTATTGGCAGGTCTGTCATACACTATAAGTACTGATGAGTTGAGAGCAGGTTTGGATCAATTGACAGGAATAGCGAAAGCGTCAGATTCCTATGCACGCTTAGAGAAACGTTACAATAGTATGGTTAAAACAGCGGAGGGGCAAGCCGTAGTTGACTTTACGATGAAAACACCTGAAGGAAAAGATTTTTCTACGGCATCTCTTAAGAGTAAAGTATTTTTGATAGATTTTTGGGCTTCATGGTGTGGTCCATGTCGTCAGGAGAACCCACATGTTATTAAGATGTACAAGGAGTTACACCAAAAAGGCTTTGAAGTTGTTGGGGTTTCTTTAGATAGTAAGCAAGAAAGCTGGGAGAAAGCAATTGCTAAAGATGGCTTGACTTGGCATCAAGTTTCTGATTTGAAAGGATGGCGAAACGAAGCTGCTCAGCTGTACAATGTGAACTTTATCCCTGAAACGGTTTTAGTGGACCGTGAGGGAAAAATCGTTGCTCGTGGATTGCGCGGTGAAGAGTTGGAAGCAAAAGTAAAAGAAGTTTTGGCTGCGAAATAA
- a CDS encoding porin: protein MKRLFAFCFIFSYFASLGLAEGLDKEKKSEEKGTQIVLGHKDKTFYFDAPWDHEEEEAESATGLQSLINTSQAASWTNKIKVSGYAQMRYNDLYKTNPDMECEQCDGTYGGMKGMSFRRIRIKFSGYIHERVYFYIQPDFAGGDSNTANLKDAYFDLMFTKDRRFRLRLGQSKVPYGFENMQSSQNRLSLDRNDAINSALKNERDLMAVFYYTPAVVQKRFSKLKNQQLKGSGNYGMLALGAFQGQTANNADQNSNKHIVARATYPFELKNGQLFEVGLQGYSGKYVTTKVTEGVMAEVTGENGNKEMISANGVEWDDSRVAASFIWYAMPFGFQTEYNVGVGPEYDPATNTIKEKTLHGGYAQMSYRVEAGKQLILPFARYTQYKGGKKFETDARAYDMQELEFGFEWQPNPAFELVALYAFADRTYLDSENRNNHQKGQLIRLQAQINF, encoded by the coding sequence ATGAAAAGGTTATTCGCATTTTGCTTTATATTCTCATACTTCGCATCCTTAGGTTTGGCAGAAGGACTTGACAAAGAAAAGAAGTCAGAGGAGAAAGGAACTCAGATAGTTTTGGGACATAAAGACAAAACGTTTTACTTCGATGCTCCATGGGATCACGAAGAAGAGGAGGCGGAGTCAGCAACAGGCTTACAATCATTGATCAATACCAGCCAGGCAGCAAGCTGGACGAATAAAATTAAGGTATCAGGTTATGCGCAGATGCGTTACAATGATCTTTACAAGACCAACCCTGATATGGAGTGTGAGCAGTGTGATGGTACTTATGGAGGGATGAAAGGAATGTCATTCCGTCGTATCCGTATCAAGTTTTCGGGTTATATCCATGAGCGTGTTTACTTCTATATTCAGCCGGATTTTGCGGGTGGAGACAGCAACACTGCCAATTTGAAAGATGCTTACTTCGATTTGATGTTCACTAAAGACCGTCGTTTCAGATTGCGTTTGGGGCAGTCAAAAGTGCCTTATGGTTTCGAAAATATGCAGTCTTCTCAGAACCGTCTTTCATTGGATCGTAATGATGCGATCAACTCGGCATTGAAAAACGAGCGTGATTTGATGGCAGTATTCTACTATACACCGGCAGTCGTTCAGAAGCGTTTCAGCAAATTGAAAAATCAGCAATTGAAAGGTTCTGGTAACTATGGTATGTTGGCTTTGGGTGCTTTCCAGGGACAGACGGCCAACAATGCGGATCAGAACTCAAACAAACACATCGTTGCCCGTGCGACTTATCCATTTGAATTGAAAAACGGACAGCTTTTCGAGGTAGGTTTGCAAGGATATAGCGGTAAATATGTGACTACAAAAGTTACTGAGGGTGTCATGGCCGAGGTGACTGGTGAGAACGGTAACAAAGAAATGATCTCAGCCAATGGTGTTGAGTGGGACGATAGCCGTGTGGCAGCATCATTTATCTGGTATGCGATGCCTTTCGGTTTTCAAACAGAATATAACGTGGGGGTAGGTCCTGAGTATGATCCTGCAACCAACACGATCAAAGAAAAAACATTGCACGGTGGTTACGCACAGATGTCTTACCGTGTAGAGGCAGGTAAACAATTGATTTTGCCATTCGCCCGCTACACACAATACAAAGGGGGTAAGAAATTCGAAACCGATGCGCGTGCTTACGATATGCAAGAATTGGAATTTGGCTTCGAGTGGCAGCCAAATCCAGCTTTCGAATTGGTAGCCTTGTATGCTTTCGCTGATCGTACTTATTTGGATTCAGAGAACAGAAACAACCACCAAAAAGGACAGTTGATTCGCCTTCAGGCACAGATCAACTTCTAA
- a CDS encoding DNA-directed RNA polymerase subunit omega produces MIEPTGNLYKSIAVIGKRARQLAARQKEELTTKLAEFASTVDNLEEVMENREQIEISKFYERQPKPTVVATEEFLEGKLNFRYREDD; encoded by the coding sequence ATGATCGAGCCAACCGGCAACTTGTACAAATCAATTGCAGTGATTGGTAAACGTGCCCGTCAGTTGGCAGCTCGTCAGAAAGAAGAGTTGACTACAAAGTTGGCTGAGTTTGCTTCTACTGTTGACAATTTGGAAGAGGTAATGGAGAACCGTGAGCAGATCGAGATCTCTAAGTTCTACGAACGCCAACCAAAACCTACAGTAGTTGCTACAGAGGAATTCTTGGAAGGGAAATTGAATTTCCGTTACAGAGAAGACGACTAA
- the coaBC gene encoding bifunctional phosphopantothenoylcysteine decarboxylase/phosphopantothenate--cysteine ligase CoaBC: protein MAEQITDLQGKKILLAVTGSIAAYKAAHLVRLFVKQGAEVQVLMTEAAKAFITPLTLATLSNKPVMSEYANLKNGVWNSHVELGLWADVMLVAPATAKTMSQMANGYADNLIGATYLSARCPVLVAPAMDLDMYQHPSTLNNIKTLKSYGNLFIEAEHGELASGLYGQGRMAEPEHIVDEICRFFAQDKPLKGKHCLVTAGPTYEAIDPVRFIGNHSSGKMGYAITEELLAQGAQVTLVTGPTALSLTHPNLKVVPVTSAQQMFEAADQCFPSTDITVLSAAVADYRPAMVAPEKIKKQGETMTIECEKTTDIAAKLGQQKTSKQFIVGFALETENENANAQSKLERKNFDMIVLNSLKDKGAGFGGDTNKVTFIHKSGQTAAHALKPKTEVAQDIVKQIISYNA, encoded by the coding sequence ATGGCAGAACAGATTACTGATCTTCAAGGAAAAAAAATATTGTTGGCTGTTACGGGCAGTATTGCTGCCTATAAAGCGGCGCATTTGGTTCGCTTATTTGTAAAACAAGGCGCGGAAGTGCAAGTTTTAATGACCGAAGCCGCCAAAGCATTTATCACCCCGCTCACGTTGGCAACTTTATCCAACAAGCCTGTCATGAGTGAATACGCCAACCTGAAAAATGGGGTGTGGAACAGCCACGTAGAGCTTGGCCTTTGGGCTGATGTTATGCTTGTCGCGCCTGCAACCGCCAAAACCATGTCGCAAATGGCCAATGGCTATGCCGACAACCTTATTGGAGCAACTTACCTTTCGGCAAGGTGCCCTGTATTGGTCGCTCCAGCGATGGACCTTGACATGTATCAGCACCCGAGTACCCTGAATAATATTAAAACACTCAAAAGCTATGGCAACCTGTTCATTGAAGCCGAACATGGCGAACTGGCCAGCGGGCTTTATGGGCAAGGGCGAATGGCAGAGCCTGAACATATCGTTGATGAAATCTGTCGTTTTTTTGCTCAGGACAAACCCCTCAAAGGGAAGCACTGCCTTGTAACGGCGGGCCCAACTTATGAGGCGATTGATCCCGTAAGGTTCATCGGTAACCATTCCTCAGGGAAAATGGGCTATGCGATTACCGAGGAATTACTCGCTCAGGGGGCACAGGTAACTTTGGTTACGGGGCCCACAGCACTTTCGCTCACACACCCGAACCTTAAAGTGGTCCCTGTAACATCGGCACAGCAAATGTTTGAGGCTGCGGATCAATGCTTTCCTTCAACTGACATTACCGTCCTTTCTGCGGCAGTAGCCGATTATCGACCAGCCATGGTAGCACCCGAGAAAATCAAAAAGCAAGGGGAAACCATGACCATCGAATGTGAAAAAACAACCGATATTGCGGCGAAGCTTGGGCAGCAGAAAACCAGTAAGCAATTTATTGTGGGCTTTGCGCTCGAAACAGAAAATGAAAACGCCAATGCGCAATCCAAGCTCGAACGTAAAAACTTCGACATGATTGTACTCAACTCCCTTAAAGATAAAGGCGCTGGCTTTGGTGGGGACACCAACAAGGTCACCTTCATCCATAAAAGTGGCCAGACTGCCGCACACGCCCTGAAGCCAAAAACGGAAGTGGCCCAAGATATTGTCAAACAAATCATCTCCTATAATGCCTAA
- a CDS encoding T9SS type A sorting domain-containing protein codes for MKNILLFIFFFSLKFLGHAQGIILEMDEYSFTASEDTPFEIPVTLYNDFDYPTKVLVEWQSEMIEMQDRSVILHGDHAIETGKISLELKAHEKVSDLLMRITCKGGTENRIFTLTITDLSTMEAIEEEISVDVKSSAPNLIFKDESLTVGGIYPNPIVNYAWLTYEVITNTDAKIVIHNILGNFVDEIKLSPLDRKVKIDATNYKEGVYFYSLIIEGQSKSTRKIVVQR; via the coding sequence ATGAAAAATATTTTACTTTTTATCTTCTTCTTTTCACTTAAATTTCTGGGACATGCACAGGGTATTATTCTTGAGATGGATGAATACAGTTTCACCGCATCTGAAGACACCCCCTTCGAAATTCCAGTAACTTTATACAACGATTTTGATTACCCCACCAAAGTATTGGTCGAGTGGCAATCAGAGATGATTGAAATGCAAGACCGTTCCGTGATCTTACACGGTGACCATGCCATTGAAACAGGAAAAATTTCCCTCGAACTTAAAGCACATGAGAAAGTCAGCGACCTGCTCATGCGCATTACCTGCAAAGGGGGGACAGAAAACAGGATTTTCACCCTGACCATTACCGATCTTTCCACCATGGAAGCCATCGAAGAAGAGATTTCCGTGGATGTCAAATCAAGTGCCCCAAACCTCATTTTTAAAGATGAGTCCCTGACTGTCGGCGGTATTTATCCCAACCCAATTGTAAATTACGCCTGGCTCACCTACGAAGTCATTACAAACACCGATGCCAAAATTGTCATCCATAATATCCTCGGCAACTTTGTCGATGAGATCAAACTCAGTCCACTGGACCGAAAAGTGAAAATTGACGCTACTAATTATAAGGAAGGCGTCTATTTTTATAGCCTGATCATCGAAGGGCAAAGTAAATCCACTCGAAAAATTGTAGTACAACGTTAA
- the recN gene encoding DNA repair protein RecN — MLSHLLIKNYALIQHLAIEPSKALNIVTGETGAGKSIMLGALGLLIGKRADTKVLYDPAQKCIVEGTFDITAYNLKPFFEQYELDYADQTFLRREISPAGKSRAFINDTPVTLEIIRQLGAVLIDIHSQHDTLQLGANTYQLELLDAYAENLELRLTYRKHYKAYRKAKKSFEELRSNAAKIRQEADYHHFLFNELEEMELQDGEQDQLEGQVELVDNAEEIKTKLNGVLQILSRGEASVEDQLSTANNWLTQLTGISTNYQSLRDRLDSCFIELRDIQSELESEEEGVDFDPQEAEMARERLSSIFRLQKKHGVDSLDSLIEIREDLRKKVSTVENLDEELMMAEQAMQQAEKLMLMHADALSQSRLAVIDSFTEEITGLVRVLGMENASMKIDQQTVQATPSGTDEVNLLFSANKGMPHQNLRSTASGGEFSRLMFAVKYVMADKMALPTIIFDEIDTGISGEVALKMVKMMEQMSAGHQLMVITHLPQIASKGAKHYFVYKDHSAEKTISKMKVLDKQERVSEIAKMIGGDKPSASAMKSARELLKKD, encoded by the coding sequence ATGCTTTCGCATTTATTAATCAAAAATTATGCACTGATTCAGCACCTGGCCATTGAGCCCTCAAAGGCGCTGAATATCGTTACTGGTGAAACAGGAGCAGGAAAGTCCATTATGCTTGGTGCGCTCGGTTTGCTGATCGGCAAAAGAGCAGACACCAAAGTTTTGTATGATCCTGCGCAAAAATGTATCGTCGAAGGTACTTTTGATATTACCGCCTATAACCTCAAACCTTTCTTTGAGCAATATGAGCTCGATTATGCTGACCAGACCTTCTTACGCAGAGAAATTAGCCCTGCGGGGAAATCCCGGGCATTTATCAATGACACCCCTGTAACGCTCGAAATTATTCGGCAGCTTGGTGCTGTTTTGATCGATATTCACTCTCAGCACGACACCCTGCAGCTTGGTGCCAATACTTACCAACTCGAATTGCTCGATGCCTATGCCGAGAACCTTGAACTTCGCCTGACCTACCGTAAGCACTACAAGGCTTACCGGAAGGCTAAAAAGTCCTTTGAAGAATTGCGGAGCAATGCGGCCAAAATCCGTCAGGAAGCCGATTACCACCACTTTTTGTTCAATGAACTTGAAGAAATGGAACTGCAAGACGGGGAACAGGATCAGCTTGAAGGTCAGGTAGAATTGGTTGACAATGCTGAGGAGATCAAAACAAAGCTCAACGGTGTTTTGCAAATTCTGAGCAGAGGGGAAGCCAGTGTCGAAGACCAGCTCTCCACGGCCAACAACTGGCTCACGCAACTCACGGGCATCTCTACCAATTATCAAAGCTTGCGCGACCGTTTGGACAGTTGTTTTATTGAATTGCGCGACATTCAGTCGGAGCTAGAATCTGAAGAAGAGGGGGTCGATTTTGACCCACAGGAAGCTGAAATGGCGCGGGAACGCTTGAGTTCTATTTTCAGGCTGCAAAAGAAACATGGGGTGGACTCCCTGGATTCCCTGATTGAAATTCGGGAAGACCTCAGAAAGAAAGTCAGTACGGTAGAAAACCTTGACGAGGAGTTGATGATGGCCGAACAAGCCATGCAACAAGCGGAAAAACTGATGCTGATGCATGCCGACGCGTTGAGCCAAAGCCGACTTGCCGTGATCGACAGCTTTACGGAAGAAATTACAGGCTTGGTTCGTGTGCTTGGGATGGAAAACGCCAGCATGAAAATCGATCAGCAAACCGTTCAGGCCACACCTTCAGGAACCGATGAGGTCAATTTACTGTTCTCTGCCAACAAAGGAATGCCTCACCAGAACCTGCGTTCAACCGCTTCTGGCGGGGAATTCTCCCGTTTGATGTTCGCCGTAAAATATGTGATGGCAGACAAAATGGCCTTGCCGACCATCATTTTTGATGAGATCGACACAGGTATTTCTGGAGAAGTAGCCCTGAAGATGGTCAAAATGATGGAGCAGATGTCTGCGGGTCACCAACTGATGGTCATTACCCACCTGCCACAAATTGCCTCCAAAGGCGCCAAGCATTATTTTGTGTACAAAGACCATTCAGCAGAAAAAACCATCAGTAAAATGAAGGTACTCGATAAGCAGGAACGCGTCTCTGAAATTGCGAAGATGATCGGTGGCGACAAGCCTTCGGCAAGTGCAATGAAAAGCGCTCGGGAGCTCCTGAAGAAAGACTAA
- a CDS encoding mechanosensitive ion channel family protein, whose translation MENLASYQDHIIDFILTYGPKLIGALFILIIGLWLTSYLTHFFQKMMDKKKFDENLQPFLSSLFNAILKVLVVLSALGTLGIEMTSFVAILGAAGLAIGMALSGTLQNFAGGVMLLIFKPFKIGDFIEAQGHSGTVKAIQIFVTILKTPDNKTIFVPNGPLSNNSLINYSTESTRRLDWTFGIGYGDDLAKAMDLLKEVLAEESRLLPAPEHFIALSEMGDSSVNIVVRAWVKSENYWPVHFDINKKVYDTFNAKGISIPFPQMDVHLHQSKA comes from the coding sequence ATGGAAAACTTAGCCTCTTATCAAGATCATATCATTGACTTTATCCTCACTTATGGCCCCAAACTGATCGGAGCCCTATTTATTTTAATCATCGGCCTGTGGCTGACCAGCTATCTTACCCACTTCTTCCAAAAGATGATGGACAAGAAAAAGTTTGATGAAAACCTTCAGCCTTTTCTTTCTTCCTTGTTCAATGCCATCTTAAAAGTACTCGTTGTGCTCTCTGCACTGGGAACACTGGGAATAGAAATGACCTCCTTTGTCGCCATTTTAGGGGCCGCAGGTTTAGCCATTGGCATGGCCCTCAGTGGCACCTTGCAAAATTTTGCTGGCGGTGTGATGCTGCTCATCTTCAAGCCTTTTAAAATTGGAGATTTCATTGAAGCACAAGGACATTCAGGAACTGTGAAAGCCATTCAGATCTTTGTAACCATCCTCAAAACCCCCGACAACAAAACCATTTTTGTACCCAATGGTCCGCTTTCAAACAATTCGCTGATCAATTACAGCACAGAATCAACACGACGACTCGACTGGACTTTCGGGATTGGCTACGGCGACGACCTGGCAAAAGCGATGGACTTACTCAAAGAAGTGCTCGCCGAAGAATCTCGCCTGTTACCTGCTCCTGAGCATTTTATTGCGCTAAGTGAAATGGGGGACAGCTCCGTGAATATTGTGGTACGCGCCTGGGTAAAAAGTGAAAATTACTGGCCAGTGCACTTCGATATCAACAAAAAAGTTTACGATACTTTCAACGCCAAAGGTATCTCTATCCCTTTCCCACAAATGGATGTGCACTTACACCAAAGTAAGGCATAA